In Halorubrum sp. BV1, the following proteins share a genomic window:
- a CDS encoding PAS domain S-box protein, translating to MDEIRVLHVDDEPDFVDLTATFLERIDDRFTVKTATSVAAGLDALAEEATIDCVVSDYDMPERSGIEFLRAVREDRPNLPFVLFTGKGSETVASEALRVGATDYLQKEPGTEQYELLANRVMNAVSQFRGRRAEQRLVEVADNTDQLIFVFDADWSELLFVSAAYEDLWERPISGLEGDPTAFLDGVHPDDRGRVRDAMDRLAAGESVTRTFRVTPDESAQRWIEIRGEPIRDETGAVVRVAGFGVDVTDAKRRRQRQQRQQETLLRLATNEAVAEGSFETAIRTITEATAQVLDVDRVNVWLTDPEPGDTVTNAADEGVLHCVDDYDRRADEHAAGARLRIDEHPTYLDALETNRAVAVDDAESDPRTAELAEGYLADHDVGALLDGTLRSGGDVIGMICHEHIGERREWTDDEVEFASDVAEIVHRAVRNRERAARERDLERYETIVQSLADAVYTLDDEGRIDFVNEAYAELKGASREELIGRPIRDLVDEEVIAQTTAMYQSLDRRDQDVGRIEYDFRTIDDETIPAELRFTSLPGAEEGAARVGVIRDVSDRKEWERELERQNERLDAFASLVSHDLRSPLRVAAGNLDLARESCENPRLGDAANALDRMEALIGDLLAVAREGKPVEDRDEVHLGAVAEAAWRTVETGDATLEVETDARVNADESRLRQLFENLFRNAIEHGRAEKAETDGSSLSITVGPLADRTGFFIEDDGVGIRAAERDRVFEGGYSTDSDGTGFGLTIVREVAEAHGWSVDAVAGEAGGARFEVSGATVIRSE from the coding sequence ATGGACGAGATCCGGGTTCTCCACGTGGACGACGAGCCCGACTTCGTCGATCTCACTGCGACTTTCCTCGAACGGATAGACGATCGATTCACAGTGAAGACGGCCACGTCTGTCGCGGCGGGACTCGACGCGCTCGCCGAGGAGGCGACCATCGACTGCGTGGTGTCCGATTACGACATGCCGGAACGGTCGGGTATCGAGTTCCTCCGTGCCGTCCGTGAGGACCGTCCGAACCTCCCGTTCGTGCTGTTCACGGGCAAAGGCTCCGAGACGGTGGCGAGCGAGGCGCTCCGGGTCGGCGCGACCGACTACCTCCAGAAGGAGCCGGGCACGGAGCAGTACGAACTGCTCGCGAACCGGGTTATGAACGCCGTGTCGCAGTTCCGCGGTCGGCGCGCAGAACAGCGGCTGGTCGAGGTCGCGGACAACACCGATCAGCTCATCTTCGTCTTCGACGCCGACTGGAGCGAGCTGCTGTTCGTGAGCGCCGCCTACGAGGATCTGTGGGAACGGCCGATATCCGGGTTGGAGGGCGATCCGACCGCGTTCCTCGACGGCGTCCATCCCGATGACCGCGGACGCGTGCGAGACGCGATGGACCGGCTCGCAGCCGGGGAGTCCGTCACACGGACGTTTCGCGTCACGCCGGACGAGAGCGCGCAGCGGTGGATCGAGATCCGCGGTGAACCGATCCGCGACGAGACGGGAGCGGTCGTTCGAGTCGCCGGCTTCGGCGTGGACGTGACCGACGCGAAGCGCCGGCGACAGCGCCAACAACGTCAACAAGAGACGCTGCTTCGGTTGGCCACGAACGAAGCGGTGGCCGAAGGCTCCTTCGAAACGGCGATCCGGACGATCACGGAGGCGACCGCTCAGGTGCTCGATGTCGACCGCGTCAACGTCTGGCTGACCGATCCCGAACCGGGCGATACCGTGACGAACGCCGCCGACGAAGGGGTTCTCCACTGCGTCGACGACTACGACCGTCGGGCCGACGAGCACGCCGCGGGAGCCCGGTTGCGGATCGACGAACATCCCACGTATCTAGATGCGCTCGAAACGAACCGCGCGGTCGCCGTCGACGACGCCGAGAGCGACCCGCGAACGGCCGAGTTGGCGGAGGGGTACCTCGCGGACCACGACGTCGGTGCGCTGCTCGACGGGACGCTCCGGTCCGGCGGCGACGTGATCGGGATGATCTGCCACGAGCACATCGGAGAGAGACGCGAGTGGACCGACGACGAGGTCGAGTTCGCGAGCGACGTGGCGGAGATCGTCCATCGCGCGGTCCGGAACCGTGAGCGCGCCGCGCGCGAACGCGACCTCGAACGGTACGAGACGATCGTCCAGTCGCTCGCGGATGCTGTGTACACGCTGGACGACGAGGGCCGGATCGACTTCGTCAACGAGGCGTACGCGGAGCTGAAGGGGGCGAGCCGCGAGGAACTGATCGGGAGACCGATACGCGATCTCGTCGACGAGGAAGTGATAGCGCAGACGACCGCGATGTACCAGTCGCTGGACCGACGCGATCAGGATGTCGGCCGGATCGAGTACGACTTCCGGACGATAGACGACGAGACGATACCGGCTGAACTCCGATTCACGTCGCTTCCGGGGGCAGAAGAGGGGGCCGCGCGCGTCGGGGTGATTCGCGATGTCAGCGATCGGAAAGAGTGGGAGCGCGAACTCGAACGGCAGAACGAGCGGCTCGACGCGTTCGCGAGCCTCGTCTCTCACGATCTGCGGAGTCCCCTCCGCGTGGCCGCCGGGAATCTCGATCTCGCGAGAGAGTCGTGTGAAAACCCGCGGCTCGGGGACGCCGCGAACGCGCTCGACCGCATGGAAGCGCTCATCGGCGATCTGCTCGCGGTCGCGCGCGAGGGGAAGCCGGTCGAGGACCGGGACGAGGTTCACCTCGGAGCCGTGGCTGAGGCGGCGTGGCGGACGGTCGAGACCGGGGACGCGACGCTCGAAGTCGAGACGGACGCGCGAGTCAACGCCGACGAGAGCCGCCTTCGACAGCTCTTCGAGAACCTCTTTCGGAACGCGATCGAGCACGGACGTGCCGAGAAGGCGGAGACCGACGGGTCGTCTCTGTCGATCACCGTCGGACCGCTGGCGGATCGGACGGGGTTTTTCATCGAAGACGACGGCGTCGGAATCCGTGCCGCCGAGCGAGACCGCGTGTTTGAGGGGGGCTACTCCACGGACTCCGACGGGACCGGCTTCGGTCTCACGATCGTGCGGGAAGTGGCCGAAGCACACGGCTGGTCGGTCGACGCGGTCGCCGGTGAGGCGGGCGGAGCGCGGTTCGAGGTCTCGGGCGCGACGGTCATCCGGAGCGAGTGA
- a CDS encoding 2-oxoacid:ferredoxin oxidoreductase subunit beta produces the protein MSSDIRFTDFKSDKQPTWCPGCGDFGTMNGMMKALAETGNDPDNTFVVAGIGCSGKIGTYMHSYALHGVHGRALPVGTGVKLARPDIEVMVAGGDGDGYSIGAGHFVHAVRRNVDMTYVVMDNRIYGLTKGQASPTSREDFETSTSPEGPKQPPVNPHALALASGATFIAQSFSSDALRHQEIVQQAVEHDGFGFVNVYSPCVTFNDVDTYDYFRDSLVDLKETDHDPSSREDAKDVILDSEQEHQGVIYQDEESVPYHEQHGVDEDMSVIPDGAPEGATDLVREFY, from the coding sequence ATGAGCTCAGACATTCGATTCACCGACTTCAAATCCGACAAGCAGCCGACGTGGTGCCCGGGGTGCGGCGACTTCGGCACGATGAACGGTATGATGAAGGCGCTCGCGGAGACGGGCAACGATCCCGACAACACCTTCGTCGTCGCCGGTATCGGCTGCTCCGGTAAGATCGGAACGTACATGCACAGCTACGCGCTTCACGGCGTTCACGGCCGGGCGCTTCCGGTGGGCACGGGCGTCAAGCTGGCCCGTCCCGACATCGAAGTGATGGTCGCCGGCGGCGACGGCGACGGCTACTCTATCGGCGCGGGCCACTTCGTCCACGCCGTCCGGCGTAACGTCGATATGACGTACGTCGTGATGGACAACCGCATCTACGGACTGACGAAGGGGCAGGCGTCGCCGACCTCCCGAGAGGACTTCGAGACGTCGACGAGCCCGGAGGGACCCAAACAGCCGCCGGTCAACCCGCACGCGCTGGCGCTGGCGTCGGGCGCGACGTTCATCGCGCAGTCGTTCTCCTCTGATGCGCTCCGCCATCAAGAGATCGTCCAGCAGGCGGTCGAACACGACGGGTTCGGCTTCGTGAACGTCTACTCGCCCTGTGTCACGTTCAACGACGTCGACACCTACGACTACTTCCGCGACTCGCTCGTCGACCTCAAGGAGACCGACCACGACCCGTCCTCCCGCGAGGACGCCAAGGACGTCATCTTGGACAGCGAACAGGAACACCAAGGCGTCATCTACCAAGACGAGGAGTCGGTGCCGTACCACGAGCAACACGGCGTCGACGAGGACATGTCCGTCATTCCCGACGGCGCGCCGGAGGGCGCGACGGACCTCGTCCGCGAGTTCTACTGA